GTCCATCAACGACCCGCTCGCGGCGGGCAAGTACACCGGAAAATCGAGCCGCAACACGTTCACGTTTCTCACCGCCATGGACGAGACCTCGCCCTACATCGTGCCCTTCGAGGAGCAGAGCGGCGGCGCGCTGGCGGGCGACACATGGTCCAACCTCCTGCGCTACAAGCGCGACGTGATGGAGGAGTCGTTCATCGGCTTCTTCGCAACCGACCGCCGGCTGCGCGACAGTATCGGCTCCAACACCACCGCAGGCGTGGATACCCGCCTGCGCCTCAACGAGCACTTCACCTTCTTCGGCGAGGTCCACGGCAGCTACACGCAGGAACCGGAGGACACCCTGCTCTCCGACGATTTCAACGACATCGCCTTCGGCAAGGACGACGAGTACACCGGCGCCTTCGACGGCGAGAACTTCTACGGCCATGCCATCGAAACCATGGTGACGCGCAACGGGCGCCACTACAACGCGGAACTGTGGTACGGGGATTTCTCGCCCACCTTCCGCGCGGAAAGCGGCTTCATCACGTCCAACAACTACCGCATCGCGAATTTCTGGAACGGCTACATGTTCCAGTGGGATACCAACCCGGTGGTCGAGCGCTTCGAGCCGCAGTTCGCGGTGGGGAGAAAGTACAACTACGCGGGGGAGTTCAAGGACACCTGGCTGGAGCCCGGCCTGTGGATGCGCTTCAAGCACCAGACCTACCTGTGGACGAGTTATCTGTGGAGCGAAGAGGTGTTTGCCGGCGAACTGGTGGAAGGAATCGCGCGCTGGAACGTCGACATCGACTCCAACTTCAGCAAGTTCATGTCCGCCGGCGTCGACTGGCGGCTGGGGCCCAGTGTCATCCGTGAGCGCGACAACCCGCGCCTGGGCGACCAGTTCTCATACGGCGCGTGGCTGGAGTTGCGACCCACGCCGCAGTTCTTCGTGGGGCTAACCCACGCGTCGTTCCGAATCAGCGAACTGAACGGCGGCCCGGACGTGGCCGACACCTTCGTTTCCCGCGCGCGCCTTACCTACCAGTTCACCCGGCGTCTGTACTTCCGCGTGATCGGCGAGTACGTGGACGACGTCAGCTCGTTCGCAGTCGATCCCCTGATCAGCTACAAGATCAACCCGTTCACCGTGTTCTTCCTGGGTTCGTCACACTCGTTCACCGAGATCAAGGACGACCCCAACACCAGCGAGATCGAGATCACCCAGGACGGTTACCGGCAGACCGATCGCATCTACTTCGTCAAGTTCCAGTACCTGTTCCGGATGTGAGGGCGGACGAGCCCTGTGGCCGCGGACTACTTCAGCAGCACCATCTTTCGTGTCTGGCTGAAACGCCCGGTCTTGAGACGATAGAAGTACATCCCGCTCGCCACCGGCTGTCCCTGGTCGTTGGCTCCGTTCCACGTCACCACATGGTTGGCTGCGCCCCGCTGGCCCGAGACCAGGCGGCGCACCACGCGTCCCGTCGCATCGAAGATCGTGAGCTCGACGAACGACGCGCGCTCGAGACCAAAGCGAATGCGGGTGACAGGATTGAAGGGGTTGGGCTGATTGGCGCCGAGGTAGGTTCGCGACGGCACCCGGTCGAGCACCGAGGTGGTACCGCCCGGACCCAGCACCGCCACCACGCTCTCGTTACCGTGCACGTCGAGGGCGGTCACCTTGTAGTGGTAGTCGCTGTCCCACGTCCATCCCGCGTCGACCAGTTCGGGGGAGGCAGGCGCGCCGATGCGGTTGGCGCTCGTGGGAACGAACTCGGGCGCGCCACCCCGGTAGACGGCGTAGTGCGACAGGTCCGGTTCGGTATTCGCGTTCCAACTTAGCGTGAGCTCTCCGGCGGCGCTCTGGCTCGCAACCAGGTTCTGCGGCTGCGCCGGCGCGAGGTTATCGATGGATCGCGCGCTGTCCACGCACGATACGTAGAACGTGAACGGGTCGCCCGTGTGTGCGATCACGAGGAAGTAATGATAGCCGCTGTCGGCCTCCGTCACGTTGAAGAGCGTCGGCAGGGTCTTGGCGTAGTTCGGCAGGAAGTACGCCTGCTGTGTGTCCACGAGCTCCCAGAAGTACGGAGGAGTTGCCGCGCTCAAGCGCATGACGCTGCCGATCTCTCCTGGGATGGTGGCGCCCGCCGCCACGTCGGCCCAGTGCCCGGCCGGCGGCGTGGTGTCGATGGCCCGCCACAGCGTGTACTCGGTGATCTCGCCTCCGGTCAGGACCGCGTCGAAGTAGCTTCGGAACCAGCTCAGATGAACCAGGCCCCCTTGATCCCCCGGCACGTCGATCACGGTGTTGATCCGGGGCACCGCGTACTGGAACGGAGTGACAATCTGGTTGTTGGTCTCGTCGCTTTCGAGCACCGCATCCTCTTCGTCCACTGTGACCCCGAGGTACACGTTTCCGGTCAGCCCGTTGTAGTTGTTGCCGAGCACAACGGTGGAATCG
This genomic interval from Candidatus Krumholzibacteriia bacterium contains the following:
- a CDS encoding T9SS type A sorting domain-containing protein, giving the protein MRFPRIACLLAVVCVSLTAGTTARAELPPVFITAWGDSGTANGQFNVPLGITTNAAGDVYVADYQNFRIQKFDNDGLFIAAWGDSGSAAGQFSFATRVATDLSGFVYVADYGNSRVQKFNSSGSFVLQLGSPGFGDGEFLGAPSVDIHLTTAFVADGGNRIQRFDNAGNFELAWGSPGTGPGQFSLPWDMAVSPSGKVYVADFGNHRVQRFDLDGNYETEWGAVGIYGIETDMDGNVYIAQNDTQAVVVPQIVKYDASGTVLAQWGSLGAGNGQFGYVGDVAVDGNGNVFVTDPVHHRIQKFGDVPTTDLTVVVSAPPRSVLCSAQINVSATVSNLGNLTAGPFTVTLRVSPDNVIDAADSLLASAAFDSLPAFTDSTVVLGNNYNGLTGNVYLGVTVDEEDAVLESDETNNQIVTPFQYAVPRINTVIDVPGDQGGLVHLSWFRSYFDAVLTGGEITEYTLWRAIDTTPPAGHWADVAAGATIPGEIGSVMRLSAATPPYFWELVDTQQAYFLPNYAKTLPTLFNVTEADSGYHYFLVIAHTGDPFTFYVSCVDSARSIDNLAPAQPQNLVASQSAAGELTLSWNANTEPDLSHYAVYRGGAPEFVPTSANRIGAPASPELVDAGWTWDSDYHYKVTALDVHGNESVVAVLGPGGTTSVLDRVPSRTYLGANQPNPFNPVTRIRFGLERASFVELTIFDATGRVVRRLVSGQRGAANHVVTWNGANDQGQPVASGMYFYRLKTGRFSQTRKMVLLK
- a CDS encoding carbohydrate binding family 9 domain-containing protein, whose protein sequence is MNAHSPPSWISLLAIAAAIAAAIAAPLRAGAPAGGGAVDASSAAFAPNTQLDISVARAGQAFHIDGRLDEAMWQSATRIGNFCEVEPGDNTRPPVDTEAWLAYDADNLYIGFKCYDDNPAAIRASVTDRDNMFADDWAGLVIDTFHDQQNGYFFVVNPRGIQGDLFRSRNNEDSSYDAVWYSGGQLTDFGWTAEISIPFRSIRFPDSPSQEWGVHFFRTRPRESRAQYSWAPISRDDNCFFCQAGTLNGMSDINESRNLEILPYVLASQSGNLASLDDASLNWSNDPGEGEAGIGVKYGLTPNHTLDVTYNPDFSQIEADATQIDANQTFALFYEEKRPFFLEGADRFRSMIDVVYTRSINDPLAAGKYTGKSSRNTFTFLTAMDETSPYIVPFEEQSGGALAGDTWSNLLRYKRDVMEESFIGFFATDRRLRDSIGSNTTAGVDTRLRLNEHFTFFGEVHGSYTQEPEDTLLSDDFNDIAFGKDDEYTGAFDGENFYGHAIETMVTRNGRHYNAELWYGDFSPTFRAESGFITSNNYRIANFWNGYMFQWDTNPVVERFEPQFAVGRKYNYAGEFKDTWLEPGLWMRFKHQTYLWTSYLWSEEVFAGELVEGIARWNVDIDSNFSKFMSAGVDWRLGPSVIRERDNPRLGDQFSYGAWLELRPTPQFFVGLTHASFRISELNGGPDVADTFVSRARLTYQFTRRLYFRVIGEYVDDVSSFAVDPLISYKINPFTVFFLGSSHSFTEIKDDPNTSEIEITQDGYRQTDRIYFVKFQYLFRM